A single window of Pseudarthrobacter psychrotolerans DNA harbors:
- a CDS encoding PhoH family protein — translation MAISEQLPEAVFDQGQKATSRTTRATSRTGAADENSAAGFAVSGRDATISSFVIDTSVLLSDPQALLRFAEHEVIVPIVVITELEGKRHDPELGYFARKALRLLDDLRVKHGGLSRPIPIGNQGGTLLVELNHISAEVLPLGFRSGDNDSRILAVAKNLANEGRNVTVVSKDLPMRVKASAMGLTADEYRNELVKDSGWTGVAEVEASEDEISTLYGHEPVFIPAAAEMPVNTGLVILSNRGSALGRVGADKQVRLVKGDRDVFGLHGRSAEQRLAIDLLMDPAVGIVSVGGRAGTGKSALALCAGLEAVLERREHRKVIVFRPLYAVGGQELGYLPGSESEKMNPWAQAVFDTLGALVSQEVVEEVMDRGMLEVMPLTHIRGRSLHDAFVIVDEAQSLEKNVLLTVMSRIGQNSKIVLTHDIAQRDNLRVGRHDGIAAVVETLKGHPLFGHITLTRSERSPIAALVTELLEGAEI, via the coding sequence GTGGCTATTTCTGAGCAACTGCCCGAGGCCGTTTTTGACCAGGGACAGAAAGCTACCTCTCGCACCACGCGAGCTACCTCAAGAACCGGTGCAGCAGACGAGAACTCTGCGGCCGGTTTTGCTGTCTCCGGAAGGGACGCCACCATCAGCAGCTTCGTCATTGACACCTCCGTCCTGCTCTCGGACCCACAGGCGCTGCTGCGCTTTGCCGAGCACGAAGTCATTGTTCCCATCGTTGTCATCACCGAACTTGAGGGGAAACGGCACGACCCCGAACTGGGCTACTTTGCCCGCAAGGCGCTCCGGCTGCTCGATGACCTCCGGGTGAAACACGGTGGCCTGAGCCGGCCCATCCCCATCGGAAACCAGGGCGGCACCCTGCTGGTGGAGCTGAACCACATTTCCGCCGAGGTACTTCCGCTGGGTTTCCGCAGCGGCGACAACGACAGCCGCATCCTTGCAGTGGCCAAGAACCTGGCCAATGAAGGCCGGAATGTCACCGTGGTTTCGAAGGATCTCCCCATGCGGGTTAAGGCCTCCGCCATGGGACTTACGGCCGACGAATACCGCAACGAGCTCGTGAAGGATTCGGGTTGGACCGGCGTCGCCGAAGTGGAAGCCAGCGAGGACGAAATCTCCACCCTGTACGGCCACGAGCCCGTCTTCATCCCCGCAGCCGCGGAAATGCCGGTCAACACCGGGCTGGTGATCCTCTCCAACCGGGGCTCAGCCCTGGGCCGGGTGGGCGCCGACAAGCAGGTGCGGCTGGTCAAGGGGGACCGGGACGTGTTCGGGCTCCACGGACGCTCCGCGGAACAGCGGCTGGCCATCGACTTGTTGATGGACCCGGCCGTCGGAATTGTTTCGGTCGGCGGACGGGCCGGCACCGGCAAATCCGCGCTGGCCCTTTGCGCCGGCCTGGAAGCTGTGCTGGAACGCCGCGAGCACCGCAAGGTGATCGTCTTCCGCCCGCTCTACGCCGTGGGCGGCCAGGAACTCGGCTACCTGCCCGGCTCCGAGTCGGAAAAGATGAACCCCTGGGCCCAGGCGGTCTTTGACACCCTCGGCGCCCTGGTCAGCCAGGAAGTCGTGGAAGAAGTCATGGACCGCGGCATGCTCGAGGTCATGCCGCTGACCCATATCCGCGGCCGCTCGCTGCATGACGCCTTCGTGATCGTCGACGAAGCCCAGTCGCTGGAGAAGAACGTCCTCCTCACCGTGATGAGCCGGATCGGCCAGAACTCCAAGATCGTCCTCACCCACGACATCGCCCAGCGCGACAACCTGCGCGTCGGCCGCCACGACGGTATCGCCGCCGTCGTCGAAACCCTGAAAGGACACCCACTCTTCGGCCACATCACCCTCACCCGCTCCGAAAGGTCACCGATCGCAGCCCTGGTAACGGAACTCCTGGAGGGCGCCGAAATCTAG
- the greA gene encoding transcription elongation factor GreA, producing MSTTNSAPAAWLTQEAFDRLKAELDQLSGPGRAEIVQKIEAARQEGDLKENGGYHAAKEEQGKIEARIRQLTALLRDAHVGESPADDGIVEPGMLVVALIAGDEETFLLGSREIAGDSDLDVFSEKSPLGAAIVGHKEGAKLSYTAPNGKDITVEIISAKPYAG from the coding sequence GTGTCTACCACCAACAGCGCGCCTGCAGCCTGGCTCACCCAGGAAGCTTTTGACCGCCTGAAGGCAGAGCTGGACCAGCTTTCCGGCCCTGGCCGTGCGGAGATTGTCCAGAAGATTGAAGCTGCCCGGCAAGAGGGCGACCTGAAGGAAAACGGCGGCTACCATGCGGCCAAAGAAGAGCAGGGCAAGATCGAAGCCCGGATCCGCCAGCTGACCGCACTCCTGCGGGATGCCCACGTAGGCGAGTCCCCCGCTGACGACGGCATCGTCGAGCCCGGCATGCTCGTTGTTGCCCTGATCGCCGGCGACGAAGAGACATTCCTGCTGGGGTCCCGCGAAATCGCCGGCGATTCCGACCTGGACGTGTTCAGCGAGAAGTCACCCCTCGGCGCCGCAATCGTCGGCCACAAAGAGGGCGCGAAGCTCAGCTACACCGCTCCGAACGGCAAGGACATCACGGTGGAAATCATCTCCGCCAAGCCTTATGCAGGCTGA
- a CDS encoding rhomboid family intramembrane serine protease, translated as MLDALGDGKPRSRETTASRAKGGLLVAGGFVALLFVIELFNMLTLHALNRTFGLRPRSADGLLDILTFPLLHANLNHLLSNALPLVVFGFLVFLSGVRVFLTALGFSWLGSGLTVWLIGDGGITVGASGLVFGLFAFLLVRGFFNHSWRQILLAVVLFMVYGGILLGVLPIMGSYISWQAHLGGTAGGVVAALLLRPKHARTPAP; from the coding sequence ATGCTTGACGCGTTGGGGGACGGAAAGCCGCGGAGCCGGGAAACCACGGCCTCGCGGGCGAAGGGCGGACTGTTGGTGGCCGGCGGCTTTGTGGCGCTGCTGTTTGTGATCGAGCTGTTCAACATGCTCACCCTGCACGCACTGAACCGGACGTTCGGGCTGCGGCCGCGGTCCGCTGACGGGCTCCTGGACATCCTGACGTTCCCGCTGCTGCACGCCAACCTGAATCATCTGCTGTCCAACGCACTGCCGCTGGTTGTCTTCGGCTTCCTGGTGTTCCTCTCCGGCGTGCGGGTGTTCCTGACGGCCCTCGGGTTCAGCTGGCTGGGCTCCGGACTGACCGTATGGCTGATTGGCGACGGCGGCATCACAGTCGGTGCCTCCGGCCTGGTTTTCGGGTTGTTCGCCTTCCTCCTGGTGCGGGGCTTCTTTAACCACAGCTGGCGGCAGATCCTGCTCGCCGTGGTGCTGTTTATGGTCTACGGCGGCATCCTGCTGGGGGTGCTGCCGATCATGGGAAGCTACATCTCATGGCAGGCGCACCTCGGCGGGACGGCAGGCGGGGTTGTGGCTGCCCTGTTGCTGCGCCCCAAGCACGCAAGAACGCCGGCCCCCTGA
- a CDS encoding DUF4307 domain-containing protein has product MTTQDQPAVSPPADTSLANRYGSKKQPLSRAAKRGIAIAALAAGVGFMAWVSTSNAVSDVTFKDIGFSTTDATAADVDFQVTREPGTAVKCAIKALDSKFAVVGWKVVDIPPGEADGTADGGRTVSQRVTLRTESLSVSGVVDDCWIPGAGT; this is encoded by the coding sequence GTGACTACCCAGGATCAGCCCGCCGTGTCCCCGCCTGCAGACACTAGCCTAGCCAATCGTTATGGCAGTAAAAAGCAGCCCCTCTCCCGCGCGGCCAAACGTGGCATCGCAATAGCTGCCCTGGCAGCCGGAGTGGGGTTTATGGCCTGGGTCTCCACGTCGAACGCTGTCTCGGACGTGACCTTCAAGGACATCGGCTTCAGCACCACCGACGCCACAGCGGCCGACGTTGATTTCCAGGTCACCAGGGAACCAGGAACGGCTGTCAAATGCGCCATCAAGGCCCTCGACTCCAAGTTCGCGGTGGTGGGCTGGAAAGTGGTGGACATCCCGCCGGGCGAAGCTGACGGAACGGCCGACGGCGGGAGGACAGTTTCGCAGCGCGTGACACTACGGACGGAGTCCCTGTCCGTTTCCGGTGTGGTGGACGACTGTTGGATTCCGGGCGCCGGGACGTAG
- a CDS encoding isoprenyl transferase: MELRGFLYGFYERRLLSELAGGRIPKHIGVMVDGNRRWAKQFNAPTSQGHQAGADKIHEFLGWCQELGVKVVTLYMLSTDNMSRSSEELDLLMGIIANTLDRLDDDANISVNAMGAPELLPDYLADRLNKLTARTPVREKIHVNVAVGYGGRREIVDAVRELLHDAVAKGSDISALADTLSVDDISRFLYTRGQPDPDLVIRTSGEQRLSGFLMWQSAYSEFYFCEALWPAFRKVDFLRALRDYAGRQRRFGT, translated from the coding sequence GTGGAATTGCGCGGGTTCCTATATGGCTTCTACGAGAGACGGCTGCTCAGTGAGCTTGCCGGCGGCCGCATTCCCAAGCACATCGGCGTGATGGTTGACGGCAACCGTCGCTGGGCCAAACAGTTCAACGCACCCACCAGCCAGGGACACCAGGCCGGCGCGGACAAGATCCATGAATTCCTCGGCTGGTGCCAGGAGCTTGGGGTCAAGGTAGTCACGCTCTACATGCTGTCCACGGACAACATGAGCCGGTCCAGCGAGGAGCTGGATCTCCTGATGGGGATCATTGCCAACACACTGGACCGCCTCGACGATGACGCCAACATCTCGGTCAACGCCATGGGCGCTCCCGAGCTTCTGCCCGACTATCTGGCGGACCGGCTCAACAAGCTCACGGCCCGCACGCCCGTCCGCGAAAAGATCCACGTCAACGTTGCGGTGGGCTACGGCGGACGCCGCGAGATCGTCGACGCCGTTCGCGAGCTCCTCCACGACGCCGTCGCCAAGGGGTCTGACATTTCGGCGCTCGCTGACACGCTGTCCGTCGACGACATTTCCCGTTTCCTGTACACGCGGGGCCAGCCGGATCCGGACCTGGTGATCAGGACCTCCGGGGAGCAGCGCCTGTCCGGGTTCCTGATGTGGCAGAGCGCCTACAGCGAGTTCTACTTCTGCGAGGCCCTGTGGCCCGCCTTCCGCAAAGTGGACTTCCTCCGCGCCCTGCGTGACTACGCAGGCAGGCAGCGGCGCTTCGGTACGTGA
- a CDS encoding carbonic anhydrase, with the protein MATYLTPALAWRRMREGNERFVAGESSHPNQDASRRSSLVENQHPFAVIFGCSDSRLAAEIIFDLGLGDAFVVRTAGQVIDDAVLGSLEYSISVLGVPLIVVLGHDSCGAVSATKSAVDTGNMPVGFMRDLVERITPSVLTSMRNGEHEINDMVVEHVKQTSQRLVDSSRVISTAIENGRAAVIGLSYSLAEGRANVVSGIGDV; encoded by the coding sequence GTGGCTACCTACCTGACCCCCGCCCTTGCCTGGCGCCGCATGCGCGAAGGCAACGAACGCTTCGTTGCCGGCGAATCGTCGCACCCGAACCAGGATGCGTCCCGCCGGTCCTCGCTCGTGGAAAACCAGCACCCGTTCGCGGTGATCTTCGGTTGCTCGGACTCCAGGCTCGCCGCGGAGATTATCTTTGACCTCGGCCTCGGGGACGCCTTTGTGGTGCGCACCGCCGGCCAGGTGATTGACGACGCCGTGCTGGGCTCCCTCGAATACAGCATCAGCGTGCTGGGGGTGCCGCTGATCGTGGTGCTGGGGCATGACAGCTGCGGCGCCGTCAGTGCCACCAAATCCGCAGTGGACACGGGCAACATGCCGGTCGGCTTTATGCGGGACCTCGTGGAGCGCATCACGCCCTCGGTCCTGACGTCCATGCGGAACGGCGAGCACGAGATCAACGACATGGTGGTGGAGCACGTCAAGCAGACGTCCCAGCGCCTGGTGGACAGCTCCCGTGTGATTTCCACCGCAATCGAGAACGGCCGCGCCGCGGTGATCGGCCTCTCCTACAGCCTCGCCGAAGGCCGCGCCAACGTAGTTTCCGGGATCGGCGACGTCTAG
- a CDS encoding DUF4245 domain-containing protein: MQEKTSPGTDPSDSGAKGNGDGTAEQAPVRPVIPAAAAKRANASVIGMIVALVVSIAAFLPIILMNPLPKSDGFRPDIDVSAVARNASDVAGFTPATPDTGNTFTSNYARWESGSGSGVPTWEVGYLTPNESFIGLVQTRQPNPTWLVQQTKSAPVTGTRTAGGQEWVLRDTGKGEKSMVLNYRGTTVVLTGSAQLDEFAELGAAVVKSMEANPAVTVSPSASPARKVSPWLPT; encoded by the coding sequence ATGCAGGAAAAGACCAGCCCCGGGACCGACCCCTCCGACTCAGGAGCTAAAGGCAACGGCGACGGGACGGCTGAACAAGCCCCCGTCCGCCCAGTGATCCCGGCCGCAGCGGCGAAGCGCGCCAATGCCTCCGTGATCGGCATGATCGTTGCCCTGGTGGTCAGCATCGCCGCTTTCCTGCCCATCATCCTGATGAATCCCCTCCCCAAGAGTGACGGATTCCGCCCGGACATTGACGTCAGCGCCGTGGCCCGGAACGCCTCGGATGTGGCGGGATTCACACCCGCAACACCGGACACCGGCAACACGTTCACGTCCAACTACGCACGATGGGAGTCGGGCAGCGGCAGCGGCGTTCCCACCTGGGAAGTTGGCTACCTGACCCCGAACGAGTCCTTCATCGGCCTGGTCCAGACCCGCCAGCCCAACCCCACCTGGCTCGTCCAGCAGACCAAGAGCGCGCCCGTAACAGGAACGCGAACAGCCGGCGGACAGGAGTGGGTGCTCCGTGACACCGGCAAAGGCGAGAAGAGCATGGTGCTGAACTACCGCGGAACCACCGTTGTCCTGACCGGAAGCGCACAGCTGGACGAATTCGCCGAACTGGGCGCCGCCGTCGTGAAGTCCATGGAGGCCAATCCGGCCGTCACAGTTTCACCGTCAGCCAGCCCCGCCCGTAAAGTAAGCCCGTGGCTACCTACCTGA
- a CDS encoding TetR family transcriptional regulator, translated as MDNSANIDGGLRGRKRQQTRQSVTAAARSLTAAKGLNGFTVEEVCEEVGISRRTFFNYFPTKEDAILGHHDDEHPGELMAGFLAGGGEPGTISESLLADLIQLTLDIWAAKVDSESETDVRQLIAAIKKEPQLVAKIVGISAEREAASRQLIAQREGVPADHPVVVMAVTAITAVAHHAHGTYFSASNTRSFPELLLEDARALKTLFAQNLPTTSKGSS; from the coding sequence GTGGATAATAGTGCAAATATTGACGGCGGCCTCCGTGGGCGTAAGCGCCAGCAGACGCGCCAGTCTGTCACCGCCGCCGCGCGCTCGTTGACCGCGGCCAAAGGACTCAACGGCTTCACGGTCGAGGAGGTCTGCGAAGAAGTGGGCATCTCCCGCCGGACGTTCTTCAACTACTTCCCCACCAAGGAAGACGCCATCCTCGGCCATCACGACGACGAGCACCCCGGCGAACTCATGGCCGGTTTCCTGGCCGGAGGCGGCGAACCGGGGACCATCTCCGAATCCCTGCTGGCCGATCTCATCCAGCTCACCCTGGACATCTGGGCGGCGAAGGTGGACTCGGAGTCAGAAACCGATGTCCGCCAGCTCATCGCCGCGATCAAGAAGGAACCCCAACTGGTCGCAAAGATCGTCGGCATCAGCGCCGAACGCGAGGCTGCGTCCCGCCAGCTCATCGCGCAGCGTGAAGGCGTCCCCGCCGATCACCCTGTGGTGGTCATGGCCGTCACTGCGATCACCGCAGTAGCCCACCACGCGCACGGAACCTACTTCTCGGCGTCGAACACCCGCAGTTTCCCCGAGCTGCTCCTCGAAGACGCCAGGGCCCTCAAAACCCTGTTCGCGCAGAACCTTCCCACAACCTCCAAAGGATCATCATGA
- a CDS encoding class II fumarate hydratase → MTSTEEFRIEHDTMGEVRVPVNALYRAQTQRAVENFPISGKTLERAHIEALARVKKAAAQANAELGVLDGELAKAIAAAADEVAAGEYDGDFPIDVFQTGSGTSSNMNMNEVIAELATRALKAAGSDKVVHPNDHVNASQSSNDVFPTSVHVAATSALINDLIPALGYLAGSLERKAVEFKDVVKSGRTHLMDATPVTLGQEFGGYAAQVRYGIERINAALPRVAEVPLGGTAVGTGINTPAGFPERVIELLATDTGLPLTEARDHFEAQANRDGLIEGSSQLRNIAISFMKINNDLRWMGSGPNTGLGEIAIPDLQPGSSIMPGKVNPVICEASIMVCAQVIGNDTAIAWSGTNGAFELNVGIPVMAANLLESIRLLANTSRVMADKMIDGITANVERARFLAEASPSIVTPLNKYIGYENAAKIAKKAVAEGLTIRETVVAMGFLERGEVTEEQLDTALDVMSMTRPPHKA, encoded by the coding sequence ATGACTTCCACTGAAGAATTCCGCATTGAACACGACACGATGGGCGAAGTCCGCGTCCCCGTGAACGCCCTGTACCGTGCACAGACGCAGCGTGCAGTTGAAAACTTCCCCATCTCCGGCAAGACCCTCGAACGCGCGCACATCGAGGCGCTCGCCCGGGTCAAGAAGGCGGCCGCCCAGGCCAACGCAGAACTTGGGGTGCTCGACGGCGAGCTGGCCAAGGCGATTGCAGCGGCTGCCGATGAGGTAGCTGCCGGTGAGTACGACGGCGACTTCCCCATCGACGTTTTCCAGACCGGCTCCGGCACGTCCTCGAACATGAACATGAACGAGGTCATCGCCGAGCTGGCCACGCGCGCCCTCAAGGCCGCCGGCAGTGACAAAGTTGTCCACCCGAACGACCACGTCAACGCCTCGCAGTCCTCCAACGATGTTTTCCCCACCTCGGTCCACGTTGCCGCCACGTCGGCCCTGATCAACGACCTCATCCCGGCCCTCGGCTACCTGGCCGGGTCGCTGGAGCGCAAGGCCGTGGAGTTCAAGGACGTCGTCAAGTCCGGCCGCACCCACCTCATGGACGCCACCCCGGTGACGCTGGGCCAGGAGTTCGGCGGCTACGCAGCCCAGGTCCGCTACGGCATCGAGCGCATCAACGCCGCCCTCCCCCGCGTCGCCGAAGTTCCGCTCGGCGGCACCGCCGTGGGCACCGGCATCAACACCCCGGCTGGCTTCCCCGAGCGTGTCATCGAACTGCTCGCCACGGACACCGGCCTGCCGCTGACCGAAGCCCGCGACCACTTCGAGGCCCAGGCCAACCGCGACGGCCTCATCGAAGGCTCCAGCCAGCTGCGCAACATCGCGATCTCCTTTATGAAGATCAACAACGACCTCCGCTGGATGGGCTCCGGACCCAACACCGGCCTCGGCGAAATCGCCATCCCGGACCTGCAGCCCGGCTCATCGATCATGCCGGGCAAGGTCAACCCCGTCATCTGCGAAGCGTCCATCATGGTCTGCGCCCAGGTCATCGGCAACGACACCGCCATCGCCTGGTCCGGCACCAACGGCGCCTTCGAGCTCAACGTCGGCATCCCCGTAATGGCCGCCAACCTGCTCGAGTCCATCCGCCTGCTGGCCAACACCAGCCGGGTCATGGCGGACAAGATGATCGACGGCATCACCGCCAACGTGGAACGCGCCCGCTTCCTCGCCGAGGCCTCGCCCTCGATCGTGACGCCGCTGAACAAGTACATCGGTTACGAAAACGCGGCAAAGATCGCCAAGAAGGCCGTGGCCGAGGGCCTCACCATCCGTGAGACCGTCGTCGCCATGGGATTCCTGGAACGCGGCGAGGTCACCGAAGAGCAACTGGACACCGCGCTGGACGTTATGTCCATGACGCGCCCGCCGCACAAGGCCTAG
- a CDS encoding hemolysin III family protein, whose product MAELLMIKPKWRGWIHTVTAPLALAAGIVLVVLAPTTDRKITSAIYAATGVLLFGISAIYHRGNWSPGVKIVLKRLDHTNIMLVIAGSYTPLAWSLLEQPKAVLLLWVIWSGAILGVLFRLLWTDAPRWLYVPIYIALGCGSLFYLPEFFAASIPAAVLICVGGILYITGAVFYALKKPNFSYEHFGFHELFHALTVLAFAVHFTAIAIAVLS is encoded by the coding sequence CTGGCCGAACTCCTGATGATCAAGCCCAAGTGGCGCGGCTGGATCCACACCGTCACGGCGCCATTGGCGCTGGCCGCCGGCATCGTCCTGGTGGTCCTCGCCCCCACTACGGACCGCAAGATCACCTCGGCCATCTACGCCGCTACGGGCGTCCTGCTTTTTGGCATCAGCGCCATCTACCACCGGGGTAACTGGTCGCCCGGCGTGAAGATCGTCCTCAAGCGCCTGGACCACACCAACATCATGCTGGTCATCGCCGGCAGCTACACACCTCTGGCCTGGTCACTGCTGGAACAGCCCAAGGCGGTCCTGCTGCTCTGGGTCATCTGGTCCGGAGCCATCCTCGGCGTGCTGTTCCGGCTGCTGTGGACGGACGCCCCACGCTGGCTCTACGTGCCGATCTACATCGCACTTGGCTGCGGGTCGCTGTTTTACCTGCCCGAATTCTTCGCGGCCAGTATCCCGGCTGCGGTCCTGATCTGTGTGGGCGGGATTCTCTACATCACCGGCGCCGTGTTCTACGCGCTCAAGAAGCCCAACTTCAGCTACGAGCACTTCGGCTTCCACGAACTCTTCCACGCCCTGACGGTACTGGCCTTCGCGGTGCACTTTACGGCGATCGCGATCGCAGTCCTCAGTTGA
- the mca gene encoding mycothiol conjugate amidase Mca gives MTASTHTPAPLRLLAVHAHPDDESSKGAATMAMYAAAGVEVMVATCTDGSRGDIQNPAVEGEPHPKRDMAGARRLEMDQAAKVLGIQQRWLGFTDSGLPEGDPLPPLPAGSFAVQPLARAAAPLVRLVRDFKPQVIVSYDENGGYPHPDHIMAHRVAVEAFAAAGDPDRYPEAGAAWEPSKLYYDRAFSPDRFRALHFALEESGLQSPYAQRLAAWLETDAEGHTPPQGSHATTTQIDCGDYFEARDDALRAHRTQVDPLGFFFAVSAEMQRRVWPWEDYSLIESRVPAELPEKDLFAGLR, from the coding sequence ATGACAGCGTCCACGCATACCCCGGCACCGCTGAGGCTGCTAGCCGTTCATGCGCACCCGGACGACGAGTCCAGCAAGGGCGCGGCCACCATGGCCATGTACGCCGCCGCCGGGGTGGAAGTCATGGTGGCCACCTGCACGGACGGATCCCGCGGCGATATCCAGAACCCTGCCGTGGAAGGTGAGCCGCATCCCAAGCGGGACATGGCAGGGGCGCGCCGGCTGGAGATGGACCAGGCGGCCAAGGTACTTGGCATCCAGCAGCGCTGGCTCGGATTCACGGACTCCGGGCTGCCCGAGGGTGACCCGCTGCCGCCGCTGCCCGCAGGATCCTTTGCCGTCCAGCCGCTGGCGCGCGCCGCGGCGCCGCTGGTGCGGCTGGTCCGGGACTTCAAGCCGCAGGTGATCGTCAGCTATGACGAAAACGGAGGATACCCGCACCCGGACCACATCATGGCGCACCGGGTGGCAGTGGAGGCCTTTGCCGCCGCGGGTGACCCGGACAGGTATCCGGAGGCCGGAGCGGCTTGGGAACCCAGCAAGCTCTACTACGACAGGGCCTTCAGCCCGGACCGGTTCCGCGCATTGCATTTTGCCCTGGAGGAATCAGGCCTGCAGTCCCCCTACGCCCAGCGGCTTGCCGCGTGGCTGGAAACGGACGCGGAGGGCCATACCCCGCCGCAGGGTTCCCATGCCACCACCACGCAGATCGACTGCGGGGACTATTTTGAGGCCCGCGACGACGCCCTCCGCGCGCACCGCACGCAGGTGGATCCGTTGGGGTTCTTCTTTGCCGTGTCGGCCGAGATGCAGCGCCGCGTGTGGCCGTGGGAAGACTACTCACTGATCGAGTCCAGGGTCCCCGCAGAATTGCCTGAAAAGGACCTTTTCGCCGGGCTAAGATAG
- the ilvA gene encoding threonine ammonia-lyase, protein MNTLETLPVTLDDVLEAQKLLEGIIMRTPVESSRALGGMVGGDVFFKCENLQRAGSFKVRGAYVRMAKLSPEEKKRGVVAASAGNHAQGVAVAAKSLGIKARIYMPLGVALPKLAATRSHGAEVILHGHNVDEALAEAQRYADESGMVFVHPFDNVDVVSGQGTIGLEILEQIPNVDTILMGVGGGGLLAGVAVAVKARARELGREIRIIGVQAENAAAYPPSLAADALVPLKKVSTMADGIAVGRPGQLPFSIIRELVDDVVTVSEDSLARALIFLLERAKMVVEPAGAVGVAALMDGKIENPGTTAVILSGGNIDPMLMLKVIQRGLSAAGRYMTVRMMLDDRPGSLATIARIIAENDANVTGLDHTRVGGSISMGDVSITVNLETKGHEHCEQVLGALRAEGFQPIVVH, encoded by the coding sequence GTGAACACCCTTGAAACCCTTCCCGTCACGCTGGACGATGTCCTGGAGGCGCAGAAGCTGCTCGAGGGCATTATTATGCGGACCCCGGTGGAATCATCACGGGCCCTGGGCGGGATGGTGGGCGGCGACGTCTTCTTCAAGTGCGAAAACCTGCAGCGGGCCGGATCGTTCAAGGTCCGCGGTGCCTACGTCCGCATGGCCAAGCTCTCGCCTGAAGAGAAGAAACGCGGTGTTGTGGCCGCGTCAGCCGGAAACCACGCACAGGGCGTGGCCGTGGCTGCCAAAAGCCTGGGCATCAAAGCCCGCATCTACATGCCGCTGGGCGTAGCCCTCCCCAAACTGGCCGCCACCCGCAGCCACGGCGCAGAGGTGATCCTTCATGGCCACAACGTGGATGAGGCCCTCGCCGAGGCGCAGCGCTACGCCGACGAGTCCGGCATGGTCTTTGTTCATCCCTTTGACAACGTTGATGTGGTGTCCGGCCAGGGAACCATCGGCCTGGAAATACTCGAGCAGATCCCCAACGTGGACACCATCCTTATGGGCGTGGGTGGCGGCGGGCTGCTGGCCGGCGTCGCTGTAGCCGTCAAGGCCCGGGCCAGGGAACTTGGGCGGGAAATCCGCATCATCGGTGTCCAGGCCGAAAACGCCGCGGCCTATCCGCCGTCCCTGGCCGCCGACGCACTGGTACCGCTGAAGAAAGTGTCCACCATGGCTGACGGCATCGCCGTAGGCCGGCCCGGCCAGCTGCCCTTCAGCATCATCCGTGAGCTCGTGGACGATGTTGTCACCGTCAGTGAGGATTCCCTGGCGCGCGCCCTGATTTTCCTGCTTGAGCGGGCCAAGATGGTGGTGGAACCCGCCGGGGCGGTGGGAGTTGCCGCCTTGATGGACGGCAAGATCGAAAACCCCGGCACCACGGCCGTGATCCTGTCCGGCGGTAATATCGATCCGATGCTGATGCTCAAAGTCATCCAGCGGGGCCTGTCCGCCGCCGGGCGCTACATGACAGTTCGGATGATGCTGGATGACCGGCCGGGTTCGCTGGCCACCATCGCCCGCATTATCGCCGAAAATGATGCAAACGTCACGGGCCTGGACCATACGCGTGTTGGCGGCTCCATCAGCATGGGCGACGTTTCCATCACCGTGAACCTCGAAACCAAGGGCCACGAACATTGCGAGCAGGTCCTGGGCGCTCTCCGTGCCGAGGGCTTCCAGCCCATTGTGGTGCATTAG
- a CDS encoding prepilin peptidase, translating to MIRRLDGLWDATPLAFWLVLAACAYFFVMAVRLTVIDVRHHLLPNRIVFPSYGVAGVLLLAAALVHVIAGPAAVLGSPDGAAELLGIPALRILAGGAVLWAFYFVLRMVYPPGMGFGDVKLAGVLGMYLGYLGWGHVFAGTFAAFLLGGLWSLALLGARRGTLKSSIPFGPFMLAGAAAAMLLPA from the coding sequence GTGATCCGACGACTCGATGGACTGTGGGATGCCACCCCGCTGGCGTTCTGGCTGGTGCTGGCCGCATGTGCGTACTTTTTTGTGATGGCAGTCCGCCTGACGGTCATTGATGTACGCCATCATCTGCTGCCCAACCGGATTGTCTTCCCCTCGTACGGTGTGGCCGGGGTCCTGTTGCTGGCGGCGGCCCTGGTGCACGTGATTGCCGGTCCTGCCGCGGTCCTGGGGTCACCTGACGGGGCTGCCGAGCTCCTGGGGATCCCGGCGCTGCGTATCCTGGCCGGCGGAGCGGTTCTGTGGGCCTTCTATTTTGTCCTGCGGATGGTTTACCCGCCCGGCATGGGCTTTGGCGACGTGAAGCTGGCCGGTGTCCTGGGGATGTACCTTGGCTACCTCGGCTGGGGGCACGTCTTCGCGGGGACCTTCGCGGCTTTCCTGCTGGGTGGCCTCTGGTCCTTGGCGCTGCTGGGGGCCCGCCGCGGCACCCTGAAGTCCTCCATCCCGTTCGGCCCGTTTATGCTCGCCGGTGCCGCTGCCGCGATGCTGCTGCCGGCTTAG